Genomic window (Polaromonas sp. JS666):
GGTGGACAACCCGACGCGCCTGTACTGGGGAAATTGATACGCCGTTCCTGATCTTCGCGGGCATGCATTCATATCCAGTCACTTTTTTACACAACATCTCCATGACCATCAACCCCCATCGACGTAGCGCCGTTGCCCGCATTGCCGCGGGACTACTGGCCATCCCGGGCTTCCAGGTCCTCGCGCAGGCATTCCCGGCCAAGCCCATTCGAATCATCGTCCCGTTCACGCCCGGCGGCTCGAGCGACGTCCTGGCGCGTGCTATCGGTGTGGAGCTTGGGCGGCTCCTCAATCAAGCCGTCGTGGTGGAGAACGTGCCGGGCGCGGGCGGCTCGCTCGGCGCAGAAAAGGCCGCGCGATCAACCGCCGACGGCTACACACTGCTCATGGGGCATATCGGCACGCTGGCGATCAACCCCTCGCTGTATCCCAAGCTGGGGTACGACCCGGTGCGGAGCTTCGCGCCCGTGGCCTGGATTGCGCGCGTGCCGAATCTGCTGGTGGTGCATGACTCTCTGCCGGCGCGCAGCCTGAAAGAATTGGTTGCGCTGGCGAAGACCAGGCCCGGGCAGCTTGCCTATGGCTCCGGCGGCAATGGCAGTGCGGCGCACACCACGATGGAGTACTTCAAGATGCAGACGGGCACCTCCTTCCTGCACATCCCCTATCGTGGCACCGCACCTTCCGTGACCGACTTGCTGGCGGGGCAGGTGCAAATGCTCTTCACCGGCGTCCCGGCGCTTCTGCCGCACATCAAGGCCGGCAAGATCCGCGCGCTGGCCGTCTCCAGTTCGAAGCGCCTGGCGCTGTTGCCTGACGTGCCGACCGTTGCCGAGAGCGGCGTGGCAGGAACGAAGGGCTTCGAGGCCGACCAATGGTACGGGCTCGTGGCGCCAGCAGGCACGCCCCCGGACATCGTGGCGCTACTCAACCAGAGCGTCAACAAGGCGCTGGCGAGCGAAGAGGTTCGGACACGCCTGGCCGCCGAAGGCGCTGAAGCAACACCTCCCTCGCCACAGGTCTTCAGCCAACTGATCGGCAAAGAGATTCCGCGCTGGGAGAAGGTGATCAAAAGCGCCCAGATCAAGCTCGACTGATTTCAAAAAGAGAGTGCAACCGATGAGGAAACTGCTCCGTGTACTTCTTGCCTGTCTCGCGGCGCCGCTCTTGCACTGCGCGTGGGCGCAACCGGCAACGGGCAAGACCGAGGTGCTGTGGCTGGGGCAATCCGCCTTTCGCATCAGCACACCGGGCGGCAAGGTCATCGTCACCGACCCCTGGCTGAAACTGAACCCGCTGACGCCCGCCGAGTACAAGAACCTGCAGGCCTTGGGCAAGGTCGACGTCATCCTCGTGACGCACGGCCACTGGGACCATTTTGCCGACGCGCCGGAGCTCGCCTTACTCAATCAGGTTCCGATGCATGCACCGGGCGACATGAACCAGACCGTGGGTCTTCTGGGCATTCTTCCGCCCAACCTGGTGCCGCGTTTCAACAAGAGCGGCACCATCACGCCGGCGCCAGGCATCAAGGTAACGGCAGTCAAGGCAGAGCACTCCTCCGTCATTGTCTGGAAAAATCCTTCCACGGGTAAAGACGAATCACACCCTGGCGGAGAACCGGTCGGTTTTATCATTGAGCTGGAGAACGGGTTTCGCATCTACCACATGGGTGACACTGGCCTTTTCAGCGACATGCGTTTCATCGCCGAGTATTACAAACCGGACCTCGTACTGATGCCGATCGGCGGCCACTTCACCATGGGCCCCGCCGACGCCGCCTACGCCACCCGCGAATGGCTCAAGCCCAAGACCGTGATTCCAATGCACTATGGCGCCAATCCGCTGGGCCGGGGAACACCGACGGAATACATGCGCGCACTGGGCGATTCCGGAACGCGCGTGCTTCCACTCAAGCCTGGCGAAAAGGCGGAGTTCTGAAGCACTCCGCTGCAAGCAGTCTTTCAAAGCTTTCCGTGTTGTCGTCAACCAATTAATGCCTGCTTTTGCTGATTTCCGGCTGCGGAAAAAACCGACACATCCAGCGGACCGCCGGTTTGAAAGGCGCATGTCCCAGTGCGGGACATTCAGGAGTTCAGCGGGTACGCCGCGTCCTGAATGGCAGAACGTCGGCGCCGCGCCTCAGGCTGTCCGGGTAGTCCGCCCACGCCTGCGCCATGTGACGGCGCTCGGCCTGGAACTCTGTGCGGCTGGACACATCGCACCCGGTTAGCATCCGCAAGCTCCGCTGTTCACATGTTGCTGTTGCAAGTCAATTGCCGACAAATGCCTATACATTGCAACATACTCAAGCGATGAAGCTGCCTTCCGATCCGACCTGCGAGCAAGCCACTCTAGCACTTCGACACAGAGGTATCGGAACACAATGAAGGCGATGGATTCGGGCCCAGGCCTAGGCGCAAACCGCAGACATAGCCGTAGCTATGGCGAGGATTTGCAACGACGGCATGGGGTCGAAGGCGCGCTTTCATGTTTCGATATTTCTGGGTCGGAGTACTAGCGCTGGCCAGGCAGCGCCCGCCTGAAACAGCGCGCAGACACAGCAAAGCCGGACTTCAACCTGACGTTCACGCATTAGGGTCTGGCGCGGCTGCTGTGCCGGCTGCCCATCTCCGCCCACGCCCAGCTTCCTGCTCAAGCGCGCGCTGCTGTTTTCGCTCTGGCAGGTGACGACGATGAAATCGAGGACGTCACGTCCTTTCCGGGAACGCTGAGCGACGGCAGGCGGCGCCCGTCAGATCACCCCATCCACGGCGCTACGGGCGGGGTCCCCGTTCTTCTTCAGCCCGCCGGCGTTGCTCCTCAGCTCTTTTCGCCTCGCTCGCCGCCTCTCGCCTGTCGGCTGCCCTGCCCACTTCGGGACGTTGCCGCCGGCCAGGCGTATCCCCAACAGCGGCTGGTTGTGACGGGGGCGCAGCGACCGGGCCGCTCGCCCGAGGGGCTGGCGGGACGGGCACGGGCTCGGGTTTCAGTTCTGCGGGCCTTTGTACGGGCGCGGGCACATTGCGAGGCGCGATCGCAGGCGGTCGCGAGGGCCTTGCTTCTTCCGCGGGCTTGGTGGCGTCAGGGACTGGTGCTACAGGGACTGGTGCTGCAGGCGCGGCCGCCGGCGGGGATCCAGGCCGGGGCACTTCGGGTCGCTGTGGGAATCCGGGCTGGCGCGCGCGCTCCTCTTGCGCCGACGGGCCTGCGGGCACATTGCGGGGCCCGATCGCAGGCGGACGCGAGGGCTTTGCTTCTTCCGCGGGCTTGGTGGCGTCAGGGACTGGTGCTGCGGGGACTGGTGCTGCAGGCGCGGCGGCCGGCGGGGATCCAGGCCGGGGCAGTTCGGGTCGCGGTGGGGATCCGGGCTGGCGCGACCGCTCCTCTTGCGCCGACGGCTTGCGCTCGGCACTGCCGGCTCCGGGTGGCACAGACGGCACTGGCGTTCCCGGCATGGGCGCTTGAGCCGCACCCGGCCGCGTTCTCTCTGGCGCGGCGGCACCAGGCGCCCTGGGCGTGGGCGGAGGCGGAGGCGGCAACGCTGCTGACTGGGGCGGCGTCACAATCGTTACCGTAGTTGCCGGGGGCGCCGCGGCGGGTCTCAGGGCACTCACGGCTGCCGCGTCAAGCGGCTTCCCGGGATTGGCCGCGAGGGCACTCTGCCGGCTTGCAAACGACGGTGGTGCCGGCGGCGGGGCGGTCTTGGCCACCACGGGTCGAGCTGTCGCCGGCTCCGGTGGCTTCGCACTGGGCGCAGCCGCGCCCAGGACACTGGTGCGCACAGGCGCCAGCGGCGCAACCGCCATCACAGGCGAAGTGGCCACCATGTCCTGCGTCACACGCACCGCCTCGCGCGCGACTGGCCTGGATTGCACGAAGGCCGTGGTGGGAACGGCCACCACGGCTCCGGGCACCTGCTGGTTGACGTAGACCACGTTGGTCACGTTGGTGTTGTTGTACACATTCGTGATGTTCGTCGTGTTGATGATGGTGTTGCTGGTGTTGACGCTGGTGAAATACTCGCGGCTGACCGGATAGGATGGCCGGTAGACGTCGCGCGGCCCGAGCGGAAACCACGCAACCGCGCCCCCGCCGCCAAGGTTGAGCGAGATGCTGAAGTTGCTGCCGCCGACAAAGACTACCAGTGCCGGCGCGTAGACAGGCCGGGCCGCGACCGGCCCGGGCACCCAGGCCCATGCACCGCCGATGTTGGCCCAGCGGCCGTAGTGCGACGGCGCGAATCCCCAGGGTGCGTCATCCACCCAGGTCCAGCCCCAGGGTTCGACCCAGGCCCAGTGCCCGTCGCGATAAGGTGCCCAACCGACGGCGACACGCGCGGGTGTCCACACGTGACCGTAGCCCGCCACCTCCCGCCACGTTCCATATTCATCCAGGTCCTCGTAGCCGATCAGGTCGCGCGAAACGTAGCGCGCGGATGCCGAGTTCTCCCAGCGCAGGTCACGCGCGCTGGACCAGCGGTCGAAGTCATCGGCAGGAGCCAGCGCGAAACTGTCGTAGTCGCGCAGGCCGGTGCCGAAAAACTCAAAGCCCTGGCCGGCCCTGATGACAAAGGCCCGCCCCTCGCCGTAAACCTCGGCCTGGCCGGCCCGGACCATCACGACGGTCGAATCACCGTTGGGATCGACGTGAATGCGATAGCTGCCGGGGCTGCGGATGGAATAGGCGAGATTCGGAGTGTTTATTTCGAAGGCGTGATTGCGGTCGAATCGCCAGATGCGGATGTTCAGGGTGCCCTGCGTCAACTGGACTTGCGCAATGCGGTCATCGACGTTCAGCAAGGTCACGCTGGTGTGGGAGCCCATGCGGATCGCGGCGCCGCCCAGTTGCAGTTCGCTGCGCGAACCGGCATCGGCCCACAACCTGTCGCCCGTGATCAACGGCCGATTGACGGTCGCTCGGACCCAGTCGTTTTCGCCACCGGGCGAAAAGCTCACGGCGCCACTGACATAGGCCAGCCGCGCCACACGCGATGGCGGGTCGGCATACGCCCATCCACTCAGCGCGAAGGCGCAGAGGCCCAGAAAAAAAATTCCGAAGAGTTTGCGCAGCGATGGCCTGTCCATGATGAATCCCTGTTGGAGGCTTTGCGTTCGACTGAAATGCGCCCTGCGATCGCGGTAGCACTGAGGAAGTGTCCTTGGTTGGACCAGGGCCTGTTCACATAATGCGAAGTCAATGCTGCTGAGGTAGATGGTGAGGGTCTCACGGCCGGGCCACTGTAGGACGGTGCCGGATTATGGGGAAGGCCTTGGAGCCAATCCAGCGGTTGTAGTTGGAGAGTTCGGTGCAACCGCTGGCCGGCAGGAATCTCAGCCGGCTGGGCCAAAGCCGTGCCCGTCAGTCCCAGTCGCGGCCGCGCGATTGGGGGGATTGGTACTGATCCCAATCATGGTGGCTCCTCCAGTGCCGATGACGCCATTCAGCCCGTCTGCGGGCGCGCTCATCTTCGTAGCCGTACTCGTAGGCTGGCGTACAAGCCGGACCCGGGTACTGGTGATCTGGCTCATTCGCAAACGCTGCCAGGACACAAAAATCGAGCAATGACGGAACACTATGTTCGTAGCCATACACCAGACCTCGAGAACATATTTTGGCGGCGCTTTCTAGTCATGGATGCTACGCCGGGAATCTATCCCGGCGCAGTTCCGGTCAGTTTGGTGCACGCAGGGCAAGGCGTTTCTGCCTGAAGTCGTGCCGACTCCTGGAATTTGCGCTGCTTCAGTTAAGGACGGCGCGGAAAAGTTGACTCAAAAAACCCGCTGCCCCTGGCAAGTGCTGACACCGACGTGGGGGCTGCGTGCTCGCAGATGCGCTCGACCCATGCTAATTGCGGTACGGATCGTCCGGGAGGCGGTCGTAGCGGTTGCGAACGCCGTCACCGTCACGATCGCGGTCGTCCTGGTTCATGATGCCGTCGCGGTCGAGATCACCGTAAGGGCCGTAAAGGCGTGCATGGCGCCGCTGGTTGCGCGGGCTATCCGGATCGTAGACGTTGGCGATGCCATCGCGGTCGTGGTCGCCGTAAGGGCCGCGGCGTTCCCAGTTCTGCCTGTCATAGCGCCCATAGTGGCCCGGCGCGGGCGTGTAGACCGGCTGGGGCTCCACGTACACGGGGCGAGGTGCCGCGTAAACAGCCCGGGGCTGGACGTAGACCGGCTGGGGCTGCACATACACAGGCGCCGGCTGCACGTAGACTCCCGGTGACTGCACGCCGACAGAAAAATACACGTCGCTACGGGCGTGCGCCGCAGAAGCCGCCGCGAAAGCGCCCAGTGCGACCGCAACTGCTGCGAGCGATTTGGTGGAAATGAGAGGTTTCATGAAAGCTCCTTGGGTTGGCATGGATCACATCTTGCGCGTCCGTGTATGAACGCAAGCTGAACCGATTCAAGAAAGATTCTGAGCAGGCTGGCAGTCAAGCGGCCGGCAGGACAATGTCCACCTGCGCCCCACCCTGCTAGTTTTGAAAGCAGGGAGAAATTAGGAGTGATATCCGATCGGTGTTCCTGGCGGCTATGTGGTCAATAACAACGAAGTGGCTTGCGAAGCTGCGTGCGCCGGTATTGGTTTGGTCCAATTGCCGGGCTATATCGCAGTACCCGAGATTCGCCGCGGACGGTTTTCAATGACGTGCCGCCTGATGCGATTGCGCCTGTGTGAATTCGCGGTGAACTCGCCAAGTTCAGAGCCTATCGCAATGGACAGATCTACAGGCAATTTGGAAAATATGGAGCGGGAAAAGAGTCTCGAACTCTCGACCTCAACCTTGGCAAGGTTGCGCTCTACCAACTGAGCTATTCCCGCGCATGACCGCTGCTGCGATCAAAGAAAAACCCATCTGCCGGGCAAACCATATTTTCGACATCATTCTAGCCATAAGTCCGCACAAATCAGGCGACTCACGTCGGTTACATGGCTAAAAAATGGACCAAAGACAGGCTTGAGAAGGTCCGGGCCTTAGCTGCATATGCATAAGTTTGCACAATCGCGAGTTTTTGAACAATAAGTTTGCACTATCTCATGGGCAAAAAAAATACGCTCAAAGCCGCGAGAGGCAAGCGCAGCGCGAAGACTATCCAAGCAGCCCGCCCGTGCGGCCAGTGCTGAATTCGGCCCGTCCCCCAATGCGGCACTAAGTTTTTTCTCAGGTCACTCTTCGACTATGAAATTGATCTGGACAATTCAAAAAGAGCGGTGTCTACTGAAGTTAGCGCAATGGTGAGCGCAAAAATGCTGCAGAGCGAAAGACAAGGCAGCCCATCATCGTTTCGTTGGTATCTGGAAATCCCCAAAGGCGTTTCAGCAATGTTGCATCCGATAAAACCCAAAATCTATCTTGCTTCCCAAGAAGATAGCTTGCCTCATGTCGCTCCGACTTCTTCAGTCAAGCGCTCGGTGCTCGCCATGAGCATGCGCTTCACCTATCACGCCAATCCGCCCTCATTTGCGCAGAATGGTCCGGCGCGGAATTAGATCCAGCATCATGAATTCCCAGTCTGTCCAAACCTGCAAAGCCAGCTTCCTCTTTAAATCAGAGGGGTTCGGGCATATAGAGCTTGCGGATGACTAGTTAAGGCAAGTGGCTCGGACTCCTCCCCCATCAGCAGGAGTCCGAAATGAGTGACGATGACATGGATGAGAAGCCGTCAGGCTTCGAGAAGATACGAAGAACCGTTCGCGGTGAAAGCCTTGACAGCCAAAGTTGCAGCATTGAGATTTTTCTTCCCCAGCACCTGGTGGATCATTTCAATGACGAGGCAAGAATGCTGGATGAGGCAAAACGTAAAGTAGCCAGGGAAGGCCGGGAAAGGCAGGCCTCCCGGTATGAAATGGCCGATCGCGCGAGCGAAGAGAAAGCGGCGGCCGCGCCGGCCTTGGCTGCGGCGCCGGTTCCGGCAAAAACCGCTCCCCCTGAATCGCTTGTGCCCGGCATCGATTTCGACCCCCAGCTCAAACATCTGGTCTACGCCACAACGGAGCCCGAGGCGGTGGTTCTCCGGACCAAGCTGATGGCCGATGAGGAGATCAGGGTGCGAGACCTGGAGATCGTGGATCGACTGAAGGCCAAGGGGCCCTTGCGCAGGATCATCAATCCCTTCCAGTGCGATCCCAGCCTGGCGCCTTTCGACAGGCTGGCGGGCCGGCATCCCCATTTTGGGCCGGTGATTGATTTCGTCAAAATCCAGGTCGTCCGATGCCGGGCGAATGCAAAACCCCTGCGGATACCCCCTATCCTGCTGTTCGGCGGACCGGGGCTGGGCAAGTCACATTTCACACGCGACCTGGCGGCCGCCCTGGGCACCGTCTGCCGCCGCTGCGCCTGGGATGGCGCGGTCTCCAATGCCACCCTACTGGGCTCGGACAGAAAGTGGTCGAACTCGGCCATAGGCGTTTTGTTCGATCTCCTGTGTCTGGGCGACTGCGCCAACCCGGTGGTGCTGCTCGATGAGCTGGACAAGGTGGGTCGGGACACCAAAGACGATCCCCTGGCGCCCTTACACAGCCTGCTGGAACCCAGCACGGCCACGCAGGTTCGCGATGCCTCCCTGGATTTCGTCTTCGACGCCAGTCTGGTGACCTGGATTGGCACCGCGAACAGCGTGATGCTCATCCCCTCCTCGCTGCGGTCGCGGTTTAGGGAGTTTCACATCGGCCACCCCACGGCCGAGCAGGCCCTCACACTGGCGTTCTCGGTGGCGGCTAACGCGATTGAGAAAACGGCATCCCCGGACTTTGCACCGCCCAAACGGGAGGTGGTACTGCGGATTGCCCACCTGACCCCCAGGGAAATCTACCAGGTCGTCGAGGAGGCGGTGGGAAGAGCCGCGCTCAATGTGCGTACATGGCTCGAGGTGAATGATCTGCCTGCGGAGCTGATCCCGCTTGATGGGGACTCACGGCTGGAATGTGAAGGTGGCGTGAGGTATTTGCATTAACGGACGGTCCGTTGTGTACTGCCCAGAACGTTCAGTCCAAGGAGCTTTTAGCAATGGACCCAAGACCTCTTATTGCGCTTGACGGTGATGGGGTCCTGCTGGACTACAACCTGGCCTACGCCAAGGCCTGGGAGAGAGCGACTGGCAGATATCCCGCAGAACTAGACATCCAGGCTTACTGGGCAATAGATCGATGGGATGTCGAAAGGCTTAGCGGAGAAAAGCTGGAGCAGTTCCGGGCTTGCTTCGATGTCGATTTCTGGAGCACGATTCCTCCACTGGCTTCTGCTGTCGAAGCCTGCCATCGCTTACGCGATCAGGGTTACGACCTGGTCTGCGTGACGGCATTAGCAGAAGATCTTGCGGATGCTCGGCTCCGGAATTTACGCCAGCACGATTTCCCGATTGAGAAGGTGTTTGCCACCGCACATTCCCTGGAAGGGCGCAGCCCGAAAGCCGACGTTCTGGAGCAGCTGAAGCCAGTTGCCTTTGTAGATGACTATCTCCCCTACATGGTGGGTGTGGATGGAAGCATTCACAAGGCGCTGGTTCTCCGGGAGCCCAAAGGTAGCCCGAACATCGGACAGCACTTGAGTGCTGTCGATTCCACGCATGCCGACTTATCGGATTTCGTCCGGTGGTGGCTAAGCAGGCATTAAAACGGGCGTCTACGTAACTCGACGGGAAAACCTTATGACACTAGCCATACATTCCGATTAACTAGACGCGCCCAGTGTTCGGCATCAATGTCGTCCCTAAACATCTCGCGCGGCGGCCCAATAAGAATGGCCGTTTCCAGCTCATCGAGCGACTCCCGAGCTAGCACTGGCGCTAGAGCAACGACTAACGGAACGCTGGGCGGCGCGCTTCGTAAGTGAGTTGTTTCGCGGCTATACGGTTTGCTTTGTCGGTTACAGCATCAACGATCCGGTTCTGCGGTACATGATGGATGCGCTGGCGGCGGACCGGTTGCTGGGAGAGTCGCCACCGGAAATGTTCGCGTTTGGCAGCTATACGAACGGAAAAGAGGTAGATAGAGCCAACGAGTGGAATGCAAAGAACGTTACCCCGATTCTGTATCGGGAGCGAAAGGGACACGACCATTCCTATTTGCACAGCACGCTTCGCGCGTGGGCTGAGACGTATCGGGACGGGGTTCGCGGCAAAGAACGAATTGTTGTGGAATGTGCGATAGGGCGCCCCCTCGCGGCCACGAAACAAGATGACTTTGTCGGTCGCATGTTATGGGCGCTGAGCGATCCGCGTGGCTTGCCCGCCAAGCGATTTGCGGAACTGGACCCGGTTCCGTCACTTGACTGGCTAGAGCCGCTGAGTCAGGACTTCTATCGTCATGAGGACTTGGGACGTTTTGGCGTGCCGGCATTGGCTGACGCCGACAAAAAGCTCGAATTCAGTTTTACCCGACGCCCTGCACCTTACACAAAGGCGCCGTGGATGGTGCTATCTGATAGCGGGAACCGGACCAGCGAATGGGATGCGCCAATGCATCATCTCGCGTGCTGGCTAGTGCGGCACCTGGACGATCCGAAGCTGCTATTGTGGCTCGTAAAACGCGGCGGCAGGTTGCACCACCAGTTGACATGGCTCGTAGAGCGGCGCCTCGATGAGTTGGCCAAACTTGAACGCACGGGTGATGCGAAGGCGCTTGCGCGTATTCGCGACAACTCTCCCAGAGCGATTCCGCGAGCCGCAATGCGCACGCTGTGGCGCCTGTTGCTGAATGGGCGGGTGAGAGCCGGGGCGCGCAACTTCGATCTCTACAGATGGAGGGAACAATTTAAACGGGATGGGCTGACCGCGAGCGTGCGATTGGCGTTAAAGGACGCCTTGGCGCCCTGTGTTGCGCTGCGCGAGCCGTTCCACTGGTCCGACGAGACGGTAGTGAGCGACGAAACAGATCGAGTCAAGGCTATTGTTGATTGGGAGCTAGAGCTGGCATCGGATCATGTGCATTCTGGAATGGGCGACATCCGTGAGGATCGGCGTTGGCTGGATGCTCTCCCTCATTTACTACTCGACTTCAACGTGCTTCTGCACGATGCACTTGATTTGATGCAGGAGTTGGGCGACGCGGATGGACGGGGGGATCATAGCTACGCTCACCAACCCTCTATATCCAAGCATCCGCAAAACAGGAACTTTCATGACTGGACTGCTCTGATCGAGTTGGCTCGTGATGCTTGGGTTGCGACTTCGTCTCGAGCACCTGAGCAGGCTCGAGCTGTTGCTGAGGCATGGGCGTACGGGCCTTATCCTGTTTTCCGCAGATTGTCATTTTTCACTGGTACGCACATCGATGTCATCCCACCGACGACAGCTTTGCGCTTCCTCCTCGATGGTGAGAACTGGTGGCTGTGGTCGGTGGAGACTCAGCGTGAAGCCATGCGCTTAAGTACGCTAAACCGAAGTCCCCGCTAGAAATCACCAAGCGGTCCAACTCTGCGGGCTTTGGCGCGGCTGATAACAGGCCATGCAGGTAGACCAAGCCGTCCCACCTTGCTTTGGGCACCGGAAGCAGTGGGGCTTGATAGGTTTGCAGCGAGAGCGACTGGGAGTCGATCAAGTGCTCAAAAAGACGGTCGAAGTTTGTTGTGATGAGCCGCGTCCGGCCACTCCGGTTCTGGCTCAACGTTAGCAACGCTTCATGCGTAGCGGTGGCGTTCGGCGCTGCAAAATCTGGCTTAAGTACTGAAGCCATTGCACGGCGCACCGTCTCTCGCCCGCCCATCACCCCGGCCTCTAACAGCCCAACAGCCGTGTCGAACTGCCCCACCTTTATCGCCGCCAACTGCACGGCATTTGGGATGACGGATAGCTCCCCATACAGCATGTCCACCAATCCACCGAAGTCTGGGAGCCGCGCCGGGTAAGAGATTCCAGCGCCACAAAAAAATACTACTCGCCCATCCTCATGCAACTGCAGTAGGCGTTCAGGAATATCAGGCCCGTAGCGTACGAATTTCATTCACTGACCCCCTATTTGTTGTCTGTTGTTGACTCGCTGACTCAGTTCGCTTTCAGGGGCATTTAATCACGGGGGACGGCCTTGATGCCTGGCTACGGTGATCAAGCGTATGCGTGCCAGGCAGTTAGTTCTGCGGCCGATCAACATGGTTCGACGAGATGCGGGATTTTCAGCTAGCTATCGATAACTACATATTGTCGATAGTCAGCAAACCGAAATACGACTCAACCATCCATAGCTGAAGGCGGCCTAGGCGAGAGCTTCTCGCCTATTCACCACAACGCCCCATTACGATGAACCAAATCCTACGAACTGGCCCGATGCCGGCTTCGCAGCGGTCTATAAAGTATGCACAACCTCGTTCTTTGATGCATTTGCAGAAGACTTGACGCCAAGGCCCTTGTAGTAGTGTCCCACCTCGGTAGAGAGAAACTCTTCAAGAGGTGCCTGCTCCTGGCCGACGAAACCGGCAAGCGGAAGCTTGCCCTGCTGCAGCAACTCGAATACGCCGACCACGCCGGCAGCGGTCGTGAGTTCAATAGCCGTACGATCTTTGCCGCGCAAGGGAGCGCCAAACACGCGGCCAACACGCGTCTCCTGTTCGAACCTACCGTCCCGAAGGCCCGATGCGGAGGCAAACAGGATCACAACGTCTTCACGGCTGTGTGGAACTGCATGCTCAAGCACTTGACGCAGCAGGTCGCGACGCTCGATCAGGCGCAAATCGTGCAGAAGAAAATCCATCGCGTCGCGGTGGCCGGGATAACGAATAGTCTTGTAGTCGAGATTG
Coding sequences:
- a CDS encoding AAA family ATPase, with the protein product MSDDDMDEKPSGFEKIRRTVRGESLDSQSCSIEIFLPQHLVDHFNDEARMLDEAKRKVAREGRERQASRYEMADRASEEKAAAAPALAAAPVPAKTAPPESLVPGIDFDPQLKHLVYATTEPEAVVLRTKLMADEEIRVRDLEIVDRLKAKGPLRRIINPFQCDPSLAPFDRLAGRHPHFGPVIDFVKIQVVRCRANAKPLRIPPILLFGGPGLGKSHFTRDLAAALGTVCRRCAWDGAVSNATLLGSDRKWSNSAIGVLFDLLCLGDCANPVVLLDELDKVGRDTKDDPLAPLHSLLEPSTATQVRDASLDFVFDASLVTWIGTANSVMLIPSSLRSRFREFHIGHPTAEQALTLAFSVAANAIEKTASPDFAPPKREVVLRIAHLTPREIYQVVEEAVGRAALNVRTWLEVNDLPAELIPLDGDSRLECEGGVRYLH
- a CDS encoding Bug family tripartite tricarboxylate transporter substrate binding protein, encoding MTINPHRRSAVARIAAGLLAIPGFQVLAQAFPAKPIRIIVPFTPGGSSDVLARAIGVELGRLLNQAVVVENVPGAGGSLGAEKAARSTADGYTLLMGHIGTLAINPSLYPKLGYDPVRSFAPVAWIARVPNLLVVHDSLPARSLKELVALAKTRPGQLAYGSGGNGSAAHTTMEYFKMQTGTSFLHIPYRGTAPSVTDLLAGQVQMLFTGVPALLPHIKAGKIRALAVSSSKRLALLPDVPTVAESGVAGTKGFEADQWYGLVAPAGTPPDIVALLNQSVNKALASEEVRTRLAAEGAEATPPSPQVFSQLIGKEIPRWEKVIKSAQIKLD
- a CDS encoding SIR2 family protein, yielding MFRGYTVCFVGYSINDPVLRYMMDALAADRLLGESPPEMFAFGSYTNGKEVDRANEWNAKNVTPILYRERKGHDHSYLHSTLRAWAETYRDGVRGKERIVVECAIGRPLAATKQDDFVGRMLWALSDPRGLPAKRFAELDPVPSLDWLEPLSQDFYRHEDLGRFGVPALADADKKLEFSFTRRPAPYTKAPWMVLSDSGNRTSEWDAPMHHLACWLVRHLDDPKLLLWLVKRGGRLHHQLTWLVERRLDELAKLERTGDAKALARIRDNSPRAIPRAAMRTLWRLLLNGRVRAGARNFDLYRWREQFKRDGLTASVRLALKDALAPCVALREPFHWSDETVVSDETDRVKAIVDWELELASDHVHSGMGDIREDRRWLDALPHLLLDFNVLLHDALDLMQELGDADGRGDHSYAHQPSISKHPQNRNFHDWTALIELARDAWVATSSRAPEQARAVAEAWAYGPYPVFRRLSFFTGTHIDVIPPTTALRFLLDGENWWLWSVETQREAMRLSTLNRSPR
- a CDS encoding HAD family hydrolase, producing the protein MDPRPLIALDGDGVLLDYNLAYAKAWERATGRYPAELDIQAYWAIDRWDVERLSGEKLEQFRACFDVDFWSTIPPLASAVEACHRLRDQGYDLVCVTALAEDLADARLRNLRQHDFPIEKVFATAHSLEGRSPKADVLEQLKPVAFVDDYLPYMVGVDGSIHKALVLREPKGSPNIGQHLSAVDSTHADLSDFVRWWLSRH
- a CDS encoding DUF6600 domain-containing protein; the encoded protein is MDRPSLRKLFGIFFLGLCAFALSGWAYADPPSRVARLAYVSGAVSFSPGGENDWVRATVNRPLITGDRLWADAGSRSELQLGGAAIRMGSHTSVTLLNVDDRIAQVQLTQGTLNIRIWRFDRNHAFEINTPNLAYSIRSPGSYRIHVDPNGDSTVVMVRAGQAEVYGEGRAFVIRAGQGFEFFGTGLRDYDSFALAPADDFDRWSSARDLRWENSASARYVSRDLIGYEDLDEYGTWREVAGYGHVWTPARVAVGWAPYRDGHWAWVEPWGWTWVDDAPWGFAPSHYGRWANIGGAWAWVPGPVAARPVYAPALVVFVGGSNFSISLNLGGGGAVAWFPLGPRDVYRPSYPVSREYFTSVNTSNTIINTTNITNVYNNTNVTNVVYVNQQVPGAVVAVPTTAFVQSRPVAREAVRVTQDMVATSPVMAVAPLAPVRTSVLGAAAPSAKPPEPATARPVVAKTAPPPAPPSFASRQSALAANPGKPLDAAAVSALRPAAAPPATTVTIVTPPQSAALPPPPPPTPRAPGAAAPERTRPGAAQAPMPGTPVPSVPPGAGSAERKPSAQEERSRQPGSPPRPELPRPGSPPAAAPAAPVPAAPVPDATKPAEEAKPSRPPAIGPRNVPAGPSAQEERARQPGFPQRPEVPRPGSPPAAAPAAPVPVAPVPDATKPAEEARPSRPPAIAPRNVPAPVQRPAELKPEPVPVPPAPRASGPVAAPPSQPAAVGDTPGRRQRPEVGRAADRREAASEAKRAEEQRRRAEEERGPRP
- a CDS encoding SIR2 family protein, whose protein sequence is MKFVRYGPDIPERLLQLHEDGRVVFFCGAGISYPARLPDFGGLVDMLYGELSVIPNAVQLAAIKVGQFDTAVGLLEAGVMGGRETVRRAMASVLKPDFAAPNATATHEALLTLSQNRSGRTRLITTNFDRLFEHLIDSQSLSLQTYQAPLLPVPKARWDGLVYLHGLLSAAPKPAELDRLVISSGDFGLAYLSAWLHAESPPTTATSSHHRGGSAKLSSVG
- a CDS encoding metal-dependent hydrolase, which translates into the protein MRKLLRVLLACLAAPLLHCAWAQPATGKTEVLWLGQSAFRISTPGGKVIVTDPWLKLNPLTPAEYKNLQALGKVDVILVTHGHWDHFADAPELALLNQVPMHAPGDMNQTVGLLGILPPNLVPRFNKSGTITPAPGIKVTAVKAEHSSVIVWKNPSTGKDESHPGGEPVGFIIELENGFRIYHMGDTGLFSDMRFIAEYYKPDLVLMPIGGHFTMGPADAAYATREWLKPKTVIPMHYGANPLGRGTPTEYMRALGDSGTRVLPLKPGEKAEF